From the Pyrenophora tritici-repentis strain M4 chromosome 5, whole genome shotgun sequence genome, the window GGGGGGGTAGTATGAGTAACATAATATTGGGGCGATCGCGTagtcaataaactccatagtaacgtgactcccatggccgtcaaggatgagtaagcgtgtgtgattgccggccttctccttcgtatggcgatcaaacacctgttcgagCCATGCCAGGCCTACCTGATCATTGGTCCACCCTGAGGGACTTGAGGTAACGTAGACTGGATCGTCAATTGCGATATCATCACCCTGGCGTACATGTTGCCCGAAGTAGCTTCGTATATAATCGCGGGCGGTAACGTACTCCCATCAGCACATATAGCAGCGATAACAGTGATCCAATNNNNNNNNNNNNNNNNNNNNNNNNNNNNNNNNNNNNNNNNNNNNNNNNNNNNNNNNNNNNGCGTGGTAGCAATACTGGGTGCTATATCGGCGAATTCGGCGAAGACTGGGCCGACGTCAACGCAAAAGAAACGCAGCACATAGGCGGTTATCGTGCCACTGGGTTCGAAGATTTTGCTCTAAGCAACAGAATTCTTATGAGTTTGATTTACGCGGTCCTAGCATGACTGTAAAGACTGCTTGTTCTTCATCGCTTGTCTGTCTTGATCTAGCATGCGAAGCAATTCGCAATGGCAAGTGTGACGCTGCACTCGTAGGTGGCATTAATCTGATTTTTTCACCAACTATGTGGATTACGTTGAACGACATGGAATTGTTATCTCCGAGGGTCAGTCCAGGCCATTTGATGCCACGGCCGACGGTTACGCTCGTGGCGAAGCTGTCAACATGGTTCTAGTCAGGAAGTTAAGTTCTGCTTTACGAGACAAGGATTCAATTCGTGCTTTGATTCGTGGAACTGGAGTCAACAGCGACGGTCGCACGTTGGGAATGGTTGTTCCAAATCCTCTTGCACAAGCAAATCTCATACGTCGCACCTACTCAGCCGCCGGAATACCAAACCTGAGTGAAACGGCAATAATCGAGTGTCATGCTACAGGTACACAAGTAGGAGATTCACTTGAAGCTAAGGCTATAGCGGACTGCTTTGGTGATAAAGGTATCATTATTACATCAGTAAGTTGGTACATGTTTCTGAAGTGGAAGCTGTTGTTAATAATTTGTAGGTTAAAGCAAATGTTGGACACGCAGAGGGTGCAGCGGGATTGACTAGTGTGATAAAGAGTGTTTTAGCTTTAGAGCACCGCATGGTTTTACCAAATATCAGTTTCGAGACACCGAATCCAAAGAGTAGGTCAAGCATACGCCATAAACTCAGGATTTTTTTTAACTTTCCAAACAGTTCCTTTCAAGGAGTGCAAGCTCCATGTCCCGATCGAAACGGAACCTTGGCCTAAGGGCCGCGCTGAAAGAATCAGTGTAAATTCATTTGGCATTGGAGGTGTTAATGCACATGTACGTCTGCTTTCAATTTATATCGTTGCGGTAGTAAACAGAGATCATGTAAAAGCAACATCACTAAACAGTAAATAGGTCATTATTGAATCGTATCGGCAATTCAACCTCGACTTGCAGATCGACGCTAAACGTGAGTCGCCTATGAATTCTTAAATCACCGCAAGTCTCCGCCGCTGGCTTTCTAACTAATTTCTGTCCAGTTCGGAGATCTTCAACTAATGAAACTTGGTTCACACATCCGAGTGAGCAGACATATGTGGCACTCCCAGACGCAGGCAACCTTAACGATAAGACATCTCCGGTCGGTAACCAGCATGAATTCATCAACAACAGCTACTTCAATAATGATGATTCTGAGAAAATTCGGTGCCAGCAGACCTCTGGGTCTAATTTGCTACTATTCTCTGCTTATAATGCAGAATCACTCCAAGAGCAAGTCCATAGCCACATACAATTCGCCCAGGACCAGAGACAATTAGAACTCCATGACCTCGCATACACTTTGGCTAACAAGCGAGAACATCGTCCTCATCGCTCTTTCGTTGTTACAAGTGGACACATGTGCACGCCACAACTTTCAGATTCGCTCACTACCAGTGTTCCATCGGTTTTGGATGGCTGGAATGAGATCAAAGCTATTTTAGTATTCACCGGACAGGGTGCGCAATGGCCTACAATGGGGGCACACCTTTGGGATACAAACATCATTTTTAGGGAGACAATCCAGAAACTGGACCGATTTTTGCAGACTATGGAGACACCGCCACTATGGAAGATCGAGCACGAGTTGCATAAAGGCGAGAATGATAGCCGAGTGTACAGTGCTGAGCTTGGCCATCCTCTTTGTGTGGCTATACAGATAGCTCTCGTGGACGTTATTCGTTCTTGGGGAGTTATTCCCCATGGTGTGATTGGACATTCATCGGGTGAGGCAGCTGCCGCCTATGCCAGTGGAGCTATCACAGCGGAGGCTGCAATAGCAGTCGCAGCATCCCGCGGATTTAGTAATGTCCCAGTAAAAGAAGAGGCTCCATGGCAGCAGTCGGACTTGGTAGAGATGATGTGTTGCCTTTTCTGTTACCTGGGGTGGACATTGCTTGCGAGAACAGTCAACTGAGCACAACTTTATCCGGAGATACAGAAGCTGTCAAGGAGGTCCTCAGAAATATCCAGGCCGAACGACCTGGAGTATTGGCTCGCCTCTTACGGGTGGAGAGAGCGTATCATTCTCACCATATGCTCCGGCACGGGAAACTTATGAGAAACAAATCACGCCTTACGTCCAAAGCTGTAGCCCTACGATACCCTTTTATTCTTCGGTCACTGGAAAGCTTCTGACTGGAGACAGTTGTCTTGATGCGCAATACTGGCGTGCTAATATGGAGCGTCCTGTTCTATTCAACTCTGCTCTACGTTCTTCATTCGAAGAGATCTTACCAAGCGATACTGACAAGGCTGTTTTGATTGAGATTGGCCCTCATCCCGCGCTTGCTGGACCGATTGGCCAGATCCTCAGGGATACTGGCCGTAATAACCATATCTTGCACATCGGCTCTCTTCGCAGAGGCAACCCTTGTGATGAGAGCCTGATGTATCTCGCTGGCAAGCTCTATCAACAAGGCCTCCCTCTGAATTACGAGGTTCTCTGTCCACCGGGGAAATTTGTCAAAAATCTTCCTCGTTACCCCTGGAAGCAAGATATAACCCACTGGCTCGAGCCACGGATTTCTCGAGAATGGAGATTTCGCGAACATCCCCCACACGAGCTTCTTGGAAGCAGAGTCTTCGAGTCAGCAGCCAATGAGCCTGTATGGAGAAAGGTATTCACTCTTAATGAAGTCCCTTGGCTAGCTGGACACGAAGTGAATGGCGATATCATTTTCCCTGCCGCTGGTTATATTGCCATGGTCGGCGAAGCTATTCAGCAATTGTCTGAAACTGAAGATGGAAGTTCTGATGGCACGTTCAGCATGAGGAATGTACGTATCGCCTCAGCGCTAGTTCTAAAGATGGATAAGATCACAGAAATCATAACAAGCTTCAAGAGAATCATGGTTGATTCGTCTGAAACCACTCCTTGGTTTCAATTCACTATCAGTTCTTTCGACGGAACGAGATGGGCCAGGAATTGTTTTGGCGAAGCAAGAGCGTCTCAAGACAGCTCTTTCGCATTTCCTCGACATATGGTAGCCCAGACTGGCTCATTTCCACGCAAGGTAGACGAAAAGACGTGGTATACCGGACTAAGGCATGTTGGGTTTAACTACACGGGTGACTTTGAGGGCATGCAGAATATCTCGGCCGCAACCACCATGAATGAAGCCAAAGCCACTGTTGAGATTGTACATACACATGGAAAACCAAAGTGCTCTAGGTATGTGCTTCATCCAGCCGTCATCGACCAATTCCTCCAACTTATTGCTGTGGCATCCTCTCGTGGGCTGTGTCGAGACTTGAAAAGTATATCGGTCCCAACCTTCATAGAAGAGTTACTCCTGCATCCTTGTCCGGCTGATCATACTCTGGAAATAATGGCCAACGTCACTAAGAAATCGGAGCGGGGCTCGATAGCCGGAAATGTTGTAGTGAAGAGTGCGGGATACCTCGGAGAGCCAGTCACTACAAGAATCGGCCTAAAAGGCCTCGAAATGAGCGCAATGACAAGAAGCAACGATGATGCACGAGTAAATACAATCCCGTTAATTTCGCAATTCGAGTGGATGCCACATAGCGATTTCGTGGACCTGAGAAAACACTTCCATCGAAAAGCACCGCGTATCAATGAGTGGCCATTGCTCGAGGAACTTGTTCTTCTTTGCATGTTCAACCATTGCGAAGGAATCCAGACGAATGACGATACTGCCGAACATCTTGCCAAGCTCATGAAATGGATGCAAGCGCAGGTCCAACGCTATATACAGGGGGCGAACAAGTTCGTAAATCAAGACATCTTGCTAGAAAAGAGGAGTGTAGAGGAAAGAGTTAAACGCGTAGATGAGATTATGCGTGCACTCTCCTCATCACCTTATGCTGCTTTCTCCAAGGCAGCATTTCAACTCTTTTCCGTCGCGCCTGCGATTTTCAGAAATGAAATGCACCCTCTTCATGTTATGATGGAGAACAATGTTCTCACTGACTTCTATGATGCACTCTCAGTTGACTCGGCTGACATGATCAGTATTCTGGCCAACACTAACCCAAACATGCGAATTCTCGAAGTGGGTGCTGGCACAGGAGGGACAACAGCCAATATTCTGCGGGCTTTGACGTCATCCTATGGCGAGCGTCTGTATAGTGTCTACACTTACACAGATGTATCATCCGGGTTCATGGCAGCTGCTAAAGAGAGGTTCTCAAGCCATGCTGCAATAGAATACGCCGTACTGGATGTCACCAAAGATCCAGCTGAGCAAGGCTTTCAGTTGGGTAGCTTCGATTTGATCATTGCCGCAAATGTTAGTTTCATTTCCTCTATTCCACCCATCACTCCTCTAGGTCGTGTATACTAATCGGCAACCATTTATACTTAGGTTTTACATGCTACTCCAAGCCTGAGAACAACTCTGTGTAACATGCGTAGTTTGTTAAGCCCAAGAGGGCGACTCTTCTTAGAAGAGCTCAACCCAGGTATGTGAAACGCTTTGTGCACTCACTAGTTCTTTCCTAGCAATTTATAGTGGGATTGTGCGGAAAGATGGAAATTTACTAACTAGTTCCAGAAATGATGTGTGTCAACTATGTCATGGTGAGTGCACAATTCTGTTTCGATTTCCCATCAAGGTATTAACAGATTTCTTTAGGGCTTCCTTTCCGGATGGTGGCTTGGAGCACTAGATGATCGCGTGGATCAGCCATTCATTTCACCAGAGAGATGGACGAAAGAACTTCTCGATGCCGGCTTCCCAAAACCCGAAGCAATCATCCTCGATGACGACGCGCCTTATCAACTCAACGCTGGGATCGTAGTAGCCCGTGAGAGCTCAGAACACACACTGTCACGGGTCAGTCTACTGTGCTATGATTCTGACGGTCGGTACGTTTCTGAGGTACGCC encodes:
- a CDS encoding Polyketide synthase module protein, yielding MVLVRKLSSALRDKDSIRALIRGTGVNSDGRTLGMVVPNPLAQANLIRRTYSAAGIPNLSETAIIECHATGTQVGDSLEAKAIADCFGDKGIIITSVKANVGHAEGAAGLTSVIKSVLALEHRMVLPNISFETPNPKIPFKECKLHVPIETEPWPKGRAERISVNSFGIGGVNAHVIIESYRQFNLDLQIDAKLRRSSTNETWFTHPSEQTYVALPDAGNLNDKTSPVGNQHEFINNSYFNNDDSEKIRCQQTSGSNLLLFSAYNAESLQEQVHSHIQFAQDQRQLELHDLAYTLANKREHRPHRSFVVTSGHMCTPQLSDSLTTSVPSVLDGWNEIKAILVFTGQGAQWPTMGAHLWDTNIIFRETIQKLDRFLQTMETPPLWKIEHELHKGENDSRVYSAELGHPLCVAIQIALVDVIRSWGVIPHGVIGHSSGEAAAAYASGAITAEAAIAVAASRGFSNVPVKEEAPWQQSDLSTEHNFIRRYRSCQGGPQKYPGRTTWSIGSPLTGGESVSFSPYAPARETYEKQITPYVQSCSPTIPFYSSVTGKLLTGDSCLDAQYWRANMERPVLFNSALRSSFEEILPSDTDKAVLIEIGPHPALAGPIGQILRDTGRNNHILHIGSLRRGNPCDESLMYLAGKLYQQGLPLNYEVLCPPGKFVKNLPRYPWKQDITHWLEPRISREWRFREHPPHELLGSRVFESAANEPVWRKVFTLNEVPWLAGHEVNGDIIFPAAGYIAMVGEAIQQLSETEDGSSDGTFSMRNVRIASALVLKMDKITEIITSFKRIMVDSSETTPWFQFTISSFDGTRWARNCFGEARASQDSSFAFPRHMVAQTGSFPRKVDEKTWYTGLRHVGFNYTGDFEGMQNISAATTMNEAKATVEIVHTHGKPKCSRYVLHPAVIDQFLQLIAVASSRGLCRDLKSISVPTFIEELLLHPCPADHTLEIMANVTKKSERGSIAGNVVVKSAGYLGEPVTTRIGLKGLEMSAMTRSNDDARVNTIPLISQFEWMPHSDFVDLRKHFHRKAPRINEWPLLEELVLLCMFNHCEGIQTNDDTAEHLAKLMKWMQAQVQRYIQGANKFVNQDILLEKRSVEERVKRVDEIMRALSSSPYAAFSKAAFQLFSVAPAIFRNEMHPLHVMMENNVLTDFYDALSVDSADMISILANTNPNMRILEVGAGTGGTTANILRALTSSYGERLYSVYTYTDVSSGFMAAAKERFSSHAAIEYAVLDVTKDPAEQGFQLGSFDLIIAANVLHATPSLRTTLCNMRSLLSPRGRLFLEELNPEMMCVNYVMGFLSGWWLGALDDRVDQPFISPERWTKELLDAGFPKPEAIILDDDAPYQLNAGIVVARESSEHTLSRDILIALGIMENDLSEMGFEGSGIVRAVGPGVSRFSVGDRVSYLGMGCFKTTQIMNEALCVRLDDSMTFKEGAALPLVYATAYYALVEKANLQHGQSVLIHSACGGFGLSAIQIAQALGAEIYCTVGSHEKRNFLTENYGIEPSRIFSSRDTSFLPDVLNVTYGRGVDVVLNSLSGELLQASWQCVAEFGTMVEIGKRDFRRRATLAMAPFEANRTFLGIELGPIIKGYPRKASALFERCIEWIRAGRIPGPTISRSFKAVQIEEALRVMQVGSHIGKIVIEMPDDSREFEGQHSRQKASLSTIHFRSDRTYLLVGGLGGLGRALAVWMAENGARSLVFLSRSAREGPEVDGVVQDLRSQGCRVLLVDGSVSNMADVQRAVKNESTAVSPLAGVINLSMVLKDVGLPDMTFGDWIAPIEPKVQGTWNLHQATVHNKELDFFILLSSCSGVIGQWGQANYAAANTFLDAFVHFRRQQGLVASVIDLGVMGDVGFVSQNQGIRENLDRIGMYILREQDLLNALILALKRSSLAPSATAGQICGQNSDMTYRNPSQVLLGLNSTSPISSPLNRVPWRRDARMSIYHNTAISDNSGGYQYGRAKAQSSQSDDLRAKLASMANNEDKIAAIARSLAAALAAFLIKDDDSIALNRPLEQLGLDSLIALEIRNWIRQKLKQSQYTSDSTHLRVQHRAIAAGSEPNVLPLKIFPQHVQDAPKPGRPAKQAEEVKEQMFQQQGQHKDWTLEDWKNVIWTDETSVVINHRRGGYRVWRRADERVVKSCIRERWKGYSEFMFWGCFSYDKKGPCHVYQPETKAEKEDAARRIEQLNAELEPLQREEWELLESMRRIGLRNKRGRKPQWRWTEKTGKLMRTSGGGIDWWRRQTCVLIPKLIPFAKECL